In Deltaproteobacteria bacterium, one DNA window encodes the following:
- a CDS encoding PaaX family transcriptional regulator: MKPTAKSFILDLLSTLRGGAMPVSAVITAGAHFEIAENNIRVALARLLAVGRVARDERGQYGLGAQAEPVRRHVTSWRALSDRIAPWSGGWIGVHRSRTRLTAPALRRRARALRYLGFRTLEPGIEVRPDNLRGGVAAVRSELHALGLEAAALVFEIRQLEVATEARARRLWDTAALRLAYRRTIAELAQSEKRMARFSERDAMVESFRLGGHAIRQLALDPLLPEPLVPAKEREALVAAMRRYDRLGRACWARFMRDAGAPHLHAPADTRMAHGLQHLRAAIM; encoded by the coding sequence GTGAAGCCGACGGCGAAGAGTTTCATTCTCGATCTGCTCTCGACCCTGCGTGGCGGGGCGATGCCGGTCAGCGCAGTGATCACCGCCGGCGCACACTTTGAGATCGCAGAGAACAACATTCGGGTCGCCCTCGCGCGCTTGCTGGCAGTCGGCCGCGTCGCCCGTGACGAGCGCGGGCAGTACGGCCTTGGCGCGCAGGCCGAGCCGGTGCGGCGGCACGTCACCTCGTGGCGCGCGCTCAGCGACCGCATTGCGCCATGGAGCGGCGGCTGGATCGGCGTGCATCGCTCACGCACGCGTTTGACCGCGCCGGCCTTGCGCCGGCGCGCGCGCGCGCTGCGTTACCTGGGCTTCCGCACGCTCGAACCGGGGATCGAAGTGCGGCCGGACAATCTGCGCGGCGGGGTGGCGGCGGTGCGTTCCGAGCTCCACGCGCTCGGGCTCGAGGCGGCCGCGCTGGTCTTCGAGATCCGCCAACTCGAGGTCGCGACCGAAGCGCGCGCGCGCCGTTTGTGGGACACCGCGGCGCTGCGGCTGGCCTATCGCCGCACCATCGCCGAGCTGGCGCAGAGTGAGAAGCGCATGGCGCGGTTCTCCGAGCGGGACGCGATGGTCGAATCGTTTCGCTTGGGCGGCCATGCGATTCGCCAACTCGCGCTCGATCCCCTGCTGCCCGAACCACTAGTGCCGGCAAAAGAGCGCGAAGCGTTGGTCGCCGCGATGCGGCGCTACGATCGCCTCGGGCGCGCGTGCTGGGCGCGCTTCATGCGTGACGCCGGCGCGCCGCACCTGCACGCGCCCGCCGACACGCGGATGGCGCACGGCCTGCAACATCTGCGCGCCGCGATTATGTGA
- a CDS encoding fatty acid desaturase family protein has translation MTTATATTTSNWLDAFSRAEIDQLLERNALRTWFSIATNWGLVFAAFALIAWRANPLTIVVALFILGARQLGMAIMMHEAAHRILFDNRRLNDWVGNWLCAFPVWGDLRPYRAYHLQHHAKTGTAEDPDLGLAAPFPVTRASLRRKIWRDLSGQTGRKRAKATFKRDLGMSRGRVARKDGAGVSALYGVIITNVTLLALLTLVGHPLLYALWPLAWLTTYSLAMRIRSIAEHGMVPDNSDELRNTRTTLANWFERLFVAPNRVNYHLEHHLLMTVPLHNLPRFHRLLRERGILDRACVTRGYVDVLRLASSRPEGSTAPLHDVSVTERPPF, from the coding sequence ATGACGACTGCCACCGCAACCACGACATCCAACTGGCTCGACGCCTTCTCGCGCGCCGAGATCGATCAACTGCTCGAGCGCAACGCGCTGCGGACTTGGTTCTCGATCGCCACCAACTGGGGGCTGGTGTTTGCCGCGTTCGCCTTGATCGCCTGGCGGGCGAACCCGCTCACCATCGTCGTCGCCTTGTTCATCCTCGGTGCGCGTCAGCTCGGCATGGCGATCATGATGCACGAAGCGGCCCATCGCATTCTGTTCGACAACCGCCGCTTGAACGATTGGGTCGGCAACTGGCTGTGTGCGTTTCCGGTCTGGGGTGACCTGCGGCCGTACCGCGCCTATCACCTGCAACACCATGCAAAGACGGGCACTGCGGAAGATCCTGATCTCGGCCTCGCGGCGCCGTTCCCGGTAACGCGCGCGAGCCTGCGGCGCAAAATCTGGCGCGATCTCTCGGGGCAAACCGGCCGCAAGCGCGCCAAGGCGACGTTCAAGCGTGACCTCGGCATGTCGCGCGGCCGCGTGGCGCGCAAAGACGGCGCCGGGGTCTCCGCGTTGTACGGTGTGATCATCACCAACGTGACCCTGCTCGCGCTCCTCACACTGGTTGGGCATCCGTTGCTGTACGCGTTGTGGCCGCTGGCGTGGCTGACGACCTACAGCTTGGCGATGCGCATCCGTTCGATCGCCGAACACGGTATGGTACCGGACAACTCGGACGAACTGCGCAACACGCGCACGACGCTGGCGAACTGGTTCGAGCGTTTGTTCGTCGCACCGAACCGCGTCAACTATCACCTTGAGCATCACCTCCTGATGACCGTGCCGCTGCACAATCTCCCGCGCTTCCACCGCCTGCTGCGCGAGCGGGGAATCCTCGATCGCGCGTGCGTTACGCGTGGCTATGTCGACGTGCTGCGATTGGCGTCGTCGCGCCCCGAGGGGTCTACCGCGCCACTGCACGATGTGTCGGTAACAGAACGGCCGCCGTTCTAA
- the murJ gene encoding murein biosynthesis integral membrane protein MurJ — translation MDDEAIPTTEGTRFGAAALLLAASVLLSRVLGYGREVLLAYRVGAGAATDAYYAAFQIPDLLNYLLAGGALSIAFLPLYTRHLARGDDARAEQLFSTVLGTLGLLAAVATAALWWWAEPLVALQFPRFDPATQALTVHLTRIVLPAQICFIAGGIINATLLARRRFRASAAAPLLYNGGIIAGGLLLAPRTGIGVEGFAWGALAGAVLGPLLAPLLDARGRVRVRLRVAPFDRAFLAYLAVAAPLMLGQTLLTVDEWYERWFGALLGAGSVAHLAYARRLMQVPVAVVGQAIAAAALPTLARLFAEHRSDDLNRVVERTLQTGLVLAVFAAGGFFALAQPLVQVIYQHGRFTTEDTTRVAAILSLLALAVPAWITQQIAARAFYARGDTWRPMVLGTAVALAAIPLYWLLGNRFGVSGLAAAGAIGMSLNALGTLLLARWLHGAPNLTQLTATLVRASGIAAIAAAVTRFAVLSATTGALASLALGAIAFAVLVATGAFTIGDDATRAALRRILRMKN, via the coding sequence GTGGACGACGAGGCAATACCGACAACGGAGGGAACACGCTTTGGCGCGGCGGCGCTGCTGCTCGCCGCCAGCGTGCTGCTCTCGCGCGTGCTCGGCTACGGGCGCGAAGTATTGCTGGCGTACCGAGTCGGAGCGGGAGCGGCGACCGATGCGTACTACGCCGCGTTTCAGATTCCCGATCTGCTGAATTACTTGCTCGCGGGCGGCGCGCTGTCGATCGCATTCCTGCCGCTCTACACGCGCCATCTCGCGCGCGGCGACGACGCGCGCGCCGAGCAGTTGTTCTCCACGGTGCTGGGTACGCTCGGGTTGCTCGCCGCGGTCGCCACCGCGGCGTTGTGGTGGTGGGCCGAGCCGTTGGTCGCACTGCAGTTTCCACGCTTCGATCCGGCAACGCAGGCGCTGACAGTCCATTTGACGCGCATCGTCTTGCCGGCGCAGATCTGCTTCATCGCCGGCGGTATCATCAACGCCACGCTCCTGGCGCGCCGGCGCTTTCGTGCGTCGGCGGCGGCACCGCTGCTCTACAATGGAGGCATCATCGCCGGTGGCCTGCTGCTTGCCCCGCGCACGGGCATCGGTGTCGAAGGGTTCGCGTGGGGCGCGCTGGCGGGCGCGGTGCTCGGTCCGTTGCTCGCGCCGCTGCTCGACGCCCGCGGCCGCGTCCGCGTGCGATTGCGAGTGGCGCCATTCGATCGCGCCTTTCTCGCCTACCTCGCCGTCGCCGCACCCTTGATGCTCGGCCAAACATTGCTGACGGTCGATGAATGGTACGAGCGCTGGTTCGGGGCGTTGCTCGGTGCCGGCAGCGTCGCGCATCTCGCCTATGCGCGACGGCTGATGCAGGTGCCCGTCGCCGTCGTCGGCCAAGCCATCGCCGCCGCTGCACTGCCAACTTTGGCGCGTCTATTCGCCGAGCACCGTAGCGACGACCTCAACCGCGTGGTCGAGCGCACGCTGCAAACCGGGCTTGTGCTCGCGGTGTTTGCGGCGGGCGGATTCTTCGCGCTGGCGCAGCCGCTGGTGCAGGTGATCTACCAACACGGCCGCTTCACGACAGAGGATACGACCCGGGTCGCGGCAATTCTCTCGCTGCTGGCGCTCGCGGTGCCGGCGTGGATTACCCAGCAGATCGCGGCGCGGGCGTTCTACGCGCGCGGCGACACCTGGCGACCGATGGTGCTCGGCACGGCGGTCGCCCTCGCCGCGATCCCGCTCTATTGGCTGCTCGGCAATCGATTCGGCGTGAGCGGCCTCGCTGCCGCCGGCGCGATCGGCATGAGCCTGAATGCCCTCGGCACGTTGCTGCTGGCGCGTTGGCTGCACGGCGCGCCGAATCTCACGCAGCTAACGGCGACGCTGGTCCGCGCGAGCGGCATCGCCGCAATTGCAGCCGCAGTGACTCGTTTCGCCGTACTTAGTGCGACCACCGGAGCTCTCGCTAGCCTCGCACTCGGAGCGATCGCGTTCGCGGTTCTGGTTGCGACCGGCGCGTTCACCATCGGCGACGATGCGACGCGCGCTGCGCTGCGACGAATTTTGAGGATGAAGAACTAG
- a CDS encoding alpha/beta hydrolase, producing the protein MTEPTYPGAVAPERTGTFASLGVQLRALEWGDPRATPIVLAHGMWDHAHSFSVLGPLLAARFRVIALDARGHGDSTWASAYTWPTDVLDIVNVMRALDQPVHLVGHSKGGGQVTDAACVAPELVRKVVNIDGFGPPSLPTGDDPVPHMVQFLDARRRVAGRSTWRPYASLDDLVERRRAQNPRLTREWLRYFLFFGASESPDGWRWKHDPQMGHGFGPWRPEWIGPSYAALQAPMLAIVGSENDTWGPLPEPLLSERLSHVKRLERRVVAGAGHFVHIEKPRETAALIREFLES; encoded by the coding sequence GTGACTGAGCCGACCTATCCCGGCGCCGTCGCGCCCGAGCGCACGGGCACGTTTGCCTCGCTCGGCGTGCAATTGCGCGCGCTCGAATGGGGCGATCCCCGTGCGACGCCGATCGTGCTGGCGCACGGCATGTGGGATCACGCGCACAGCTTCTCGGTGCTCGGTCCATTGCTTGCCGCGCGCTTTCGCGTGATCGCCCTCGACGCTCGTGGCCACGGCGATTCGACCTGGGCGAGTGCGTACACGTGGCCCACCGATGTGCTCGACATCGTCAACGTGATGCGCGCGCTCGATCAACCGGTGCACCTCGTCGGCCACAGCAAAGGTGGCGGGCAGGTGACCGATGCGGCCTGCGTCGCGCCCGAGTTGGTTCGCAAAGTGGTCAACATCGACGGCTTCGGTCCGCCGTCTCTGCCAACCGGCGACGATCCGGTCCCACACATGGTCCAGTTTCTCGACGCGCGTCGTCGCGTCGCCGGGCGCAGTACGTGGCGACCGTACGCAAGTCTCGACGATCTCGTCGAACGTCGCCGGGCGCAAAATCCCCGGCTGACGCGCGAGTGGCTGCGTTACTTTCTCTTCTTTGGCGCGAGCGAATCGCCCGATGGCTGGCGATGGAAACACGATCCGCAGATGGGCCATGGATTCGGTCCGTGGCGACCCGAATGGATCGGCCCGAGTTACGCTGCACTGCAAGCGCCGATGCTCGCCATCGTCGGCTCCGAGAACGATACATGGGGCCCCCTGCCGGAACCGCTTCTCAGCGAGCGGTTGTCACACGTCAAGCGGCTGGAACGTCGCGTGGTGGCTGGGGCCGGACATTTCGTCCACATCGAGAAGCCGCGCGAGACCGCCGCGCTGATCCGTGAGTTCTTGGAGTCGTGA
- a CDS encoding alpha/beta hydrolase — protein sequence MRVTHGRVTLELHEVTQRDGPALLLLHALYESSASWGEAPAAWPGRVYALDFSGHGRSDWLVGGGYYPEMLVADADAALAHIGGAALAGAGIGAYVATLLAGSRSALVPAALLLPGAGLAGGGAQPDFNQPRQPLSPPPHQGCDPMVHVLDRDARPPDYVEPFARAAKRLLLIEDGAARPPWWEAARGVTRAEVAPAELSVALARLAAA from the coding sequence ATGCGCGTCACCCACGGGCGCGTCACGCTCGAACTGCACGAAGTCACGCAGCGCGACGGCCCAGCGCTGTTGCTGTTGCACGCGCTGTACGAATCGAGTGCGAGCTGGGGCGAAGCACCGGCCGCGTGGCCGGGGCGCGTCTACGCGCTCGACTTCAGTGGGCACGGCCGTTCCGATTGGCTCGTCGGCGGTGGTTACTATCCGGAGATGTTGGTGGCTGACGCTGACGCGGCACTTGCGCACATCGGCGGCGCCGCGCTCGCCGGTGCGGGCATCGGCGCCTACGTTGCGACGTTGCTCGCCGGTTCCCGATCCGCGTTAGTGCCAGCGGCGTTGCTGTTGCCAGGCGCCGGACTCGCGGGCGGCGGCGCACAACCCGACTTCAATCAACCGCGTCAGCCGCTGAGTCCGCCGCCGCACCAAGGCTGCGATCCGATGGTCCACGTGTTGGATCGCGACGCGCGTCCGCCCGACTACGTCGAGCCGTTCGCGCGCGCCGCGAAGCGGCTGCTGCTGATCGAAGACGGCGCGGCGCGCCCGCCGTGGTGGGAGGCCGCGCGCGGCGTCACACGTGCGGAGGTCGCGCCCGCCGAATTGTCCGTCGCGTTGGCGCGCCTCGCGGCCGCGTGA
- a CDS encoding SAM-dependent methyltransferase: protein MRPKSPRVITDAEAAHVARRFPSYRDLVDDALFHPAWGYYSTGQVRFGEGGHFDTFPIALAPLFGQMVSAYAFRRWRALGEPAAFEICELGAGNGQLCLDVLVAANERAVRRGDAWLRFAEALRYRIIERSPALIARQRQQLGPLAARVTWTRGDLTKRAARGAPFASHGVVFANEVLDCLAHHKVVPGANGQPGVVFVVPQLRGRAIPHADLAAVLSDDRRRRHVTYEEVIVPVERVPGLRPFLRRHYPEFFAPGKFAPYFACPAIEPLLRNTARLYDTADALWIDYGHLRAFHLTTAERQRVFAGPPRSGATIYRDPGHDDITFMVDFSVVGTAAEQAGLAVEFYGGQGELARRSGVRLDARARELIVRYRTLGWMLAVIGVGPERAWQHTGLTWNKAAGRGGRVRDDVRRGIEEFLGRRRTTFKLMILRRAAAAG, encoded by the coding sequence ATGCGCCCCAAGAGTCCGAGGGTCATCACCGATGCCGAGGCGGCGCACGTCGCGCGGCGGTTTCCGTCGTACCGCGACCTCGTTGATGATGCGCTCTTCCATCCGGCGTGGGGCTACTACAGCACCGGCCAAGTGCGCTTCGGCGAAGGCGGACACTTCGATACGTTCCCGATCGCGCTGGCTCCGCTGTTCGGACAGATGGTGTCCGCATACGCCTTCCGTCGCTGGCGCGCGCTGGGTGAACCGGCGGCGTTCGAGATCTGCGAGCTGGGCGCGGGCAACGGGCAACTGTGCCTCGACGTGCTGGTGGCCGCCAACGAGCGCGCGGTGCGGCGCGGTGATGCCTGGCTCCGCTTCGCCGAGGCGCTGCGCTATCGCATCATCGAGCGGAGCCCGGCGCTGATCGCGCGCCAGCGGCAACAGCTCGGACCGCTCGCCGCACGCGTGACCTGGACGCGTGGCGATCTCACCAAGCGCGCCGCTCGCGGCGCGCCGTTTGCCTCGCACGGAGTGGTCTTCGCCAACGAAGTCCTCGATTGTCTCGCGCACCACAAGGTCGTTCCGGGTGCGAATGGCCAGCCGGGGGTGGTCTTCGTTGTGCCGCAACTGCGCGGGCGGGCGATTCCGCACGCCGACCTTGCCGCGGTGCTCAGCGACGACCGCCGCCGCCGACACGTGACGTATGAAGAAGTGATCGTGCCGGTGGAGCGAGTACCCGGGCTGCGGCCGTTCCTCCGCCGTCACTATCCGGAGTTCTTTGCTCCCGGAAAATTCGCGCCGTACTTCGCGTGTCCGGCCATCGAGCCGCTGCTGCGCAACACCGCGCGCCTCTACGACACCGCCGATGCGCTCTGGATCGACTATGGGCATCTGCGCGCGTTTCATCTCACCACCGCCGAACGGCAGCGAGTGTTCGCTGGGCCGCCGCGCTCGGGGGCAACGATCTATCGCGATCCGGGCCACGACGACATCACCTTCATGGTCGACTTTTCCGTCGTTGGCACTGCCGCCGAGCAGGCGGGTCTGGCAGTGGAATTCTACGGTGGACAAGGCGAGCTGGCCCGCCGCAGCGGCGTGCGGCTCGACGCGCGTGCGCGCGAGCTGATTGTTCGCTACCGCACGCTGGGCTGGATGTTGGCGGTGATCGGCGTCGGACCAGAGCGTGCGTGGCAGCACACCGGCCTCACGTGGAATAAGGCGGCCGGGCGTGGTGGGCGGGTGCGCGACGACGTGCGCCGCGGCATCGAGGAGTTCCTCGGCCGGCGCCGGACGACGTTCAAACTGATGATCTTGCGCCGCGCCGCCGCAGCAGGATGA
- a CDS encoding MFS transporter produces the protein MRQENELAPTEGEPAPTDTDAALRARRTLTACLWVLAYQGFTTTINGVGAPWIATSFELDQSGIAALFARISLSAIGSLLLSRLADRVGRRRVVLGCLTATPLCALGAALSTRLTLFALWEILLFAFIGATMAGAIVMLAEELPIAQRAKGQGYGGIAMGLGSGVCVIVMPLLVDAGWSWRWLLVIAAAGLLGVPFVARTLPESQRWQRAAASGATQRVGFSAVLGVVHRRRTLPMLLCVFLGTLSGAAAMSWTYFHAVSVVGLSADAASMMVIIAGGIGMIGFPLGAWTCERLGRVPTVVGSSGLVALGTLWFYWGPPAWVTWPAWWLGAAYCGFSIGVNAATVGGNSAATELFPTALRGTMIGWFALINALATVSAQGAIALLAAPLGGLSIVVGYLGVLAIPNAILFGLFIDETRGLSLEAAAREHA, from the coding sequence ATGCGTCAAGAGAATGAACTCGCGCCGACAGAGGGTGAGCCCGCGCCGACGGACACCGACGCCGCGTTGCGCGCGCGGCGGACGTTGACGGCGTGCCTGTGGGTGCTCGCCTACCAGGGCTTCACCACCACCATCAACGGCGTCGGCGCGCCGTGGATCGCCACCAGCTTCGAGTTGGATCAATCGGGGATCGCCGCACTGTTCGCGCGGATCTCGCTGTCGGCGATCGGCAGCCTGCTGTTGTCGCGCCTCGCCGATCGTGTCGGGCGCCGGCGCGTCGTGCTCGGCTGCCTGACGGCCACGCCGCTCTGTGCGCTGGGTGCCGCGCTGTCGACACGTCTGACGCTGTTCGCGCTGTGGGAGATTCTGTTGTTCGCTTTCATCGGGGCAACGATGGCCGGAGCGATCGTGATGTTGGCGGAGGAGTTGCCGATCGCACAGCGCGCGAAAGGCCAGGGCTACGGCGGGATCGCGATGGGATTGGGCAGCGGCGTGTGTGTGATCGTGATGCCGCTGCTCGTCGATGCCGGCTGGTCGTGGCGGTGGTTGCTGGTGATCGCCGCGGCCGGACTGCTCGGCGTCCCGTTCGTCGCGCGTACGCTGCCCGAGAGTCAACGCTGGCAGCGCGCGGCGGCGAGTGGCGCAACCCAGCGCGTCGGCTTCTCCGCGGTCCTTGGCGTGGTGCACCGCCGTCGCACTCTGCCGATGCTGCTGTGCGTCTTCCTCGGGACGCTCTCGGGCGCGGCGGCGATGAGCTGGACGTATTTCCACGCGGTCTCGGTCGTCGGCTTGTCGGCCGACGCCGCGAGCATGATGGTGATCATTGCCGGTGGCATCGGCATGATCGGGTTTCCGCTCGGCGCGTGGACCTGTGAGCGGCTCGGCCGCGTGCCGACCGTGGTTGGATCGAGCGGACTGGTCGCGCTCGGTACGTTGTGGTTCTACTGGGGCCCGCCGGCGTGGGTGACGTGGCCGGCGTGGTGGCTCGGCGCCGCCTACTGCGGCTTTTCCATTGGGGTGAACGCAGCGACGGTTGGCGGCAACTCGGCCGCCACCGAGCTGTTCCCGACCGCGCTGCGCGGCACCATGATCGGTTGGTTCGCGCTGATCAACGCGCTCGCCACGGTGAGCGCCCAGGGCGCCATCGCACTGCTGGCTGCCCCGCTCGGCGGACTCTCGATAGTCGTCGGCTATCTCGGCGTGTTGGCGATTCCGAATGCGATCCTCTTCGGTCTGTTCATCGACGAAACCCGCGGCCTCTCGCTCGAAGCCGCGGCGCGGGAACACGCGTAA
- a CDS encoding carboxylesterase/lipase family protein, with amino-acid sequence MGATVETSYGKLQGFDESGIRVFRGIPYALPPIGARRFRAPQRPLPWAGVRAAHDFGPAAQQNPNALGPLGFDIGPMDEDCLSLNVWTPACDGARRPVLVWIHGGAFILGAGSQALYDGATLARRGDVVVVTINYRLGAFGLLDLSDAGVGAAGVGDTNVGMRDQIAALEWVRDEIAAFGGDPDSVTIFGESAGSISVATLLGTPRAQGLFHRAILQSGAANFAGSRPQAARVTAAFLKEMSLTPGETAKLREAPPAQLLEAQQRVYLTMQGQVRGLPFAPVVDGDLLPQHPFEAIRAGLVKDVPVLVGSNVDELKLFVVMDPEARSLDEAALLKRCEHNSPGADANGVSHGRRAIDTYRRARAARGAATTPSELWFAIESDRVFRYPAMRLAAAQRAHQLHTYAYLFSWPSPFMEGMLGACHALELPFVFGTFNDPMIGQFAGGGAAANGLAERIQDAWLAFARTGNPACARTGEWPAYDAARRTTMILDADSRVEHAPLEDERRFWEFWDAMA; translated from the coding sequence ATGGGAGCTACGGTTGAGACGAGTTACGGCAAACTGCAAGGCTTTGATGAGAGCGGCATCCGCGTGTTCCGCGGCATTCCGTACGCGCTGCCACCGATAGGTGCACGCCGGTTTCGTGCGCCGCAGCGGCCGCTGCCGTGGGCGGGCGTGCGCGCGGCACACGACTTCGGACCCGCCGCGCAGCAGAACCCGAACGCGCTCGGTCCGCTGGGCTTCGATATCGGACCGATGGACGAAGATTGTCTGTCCCTCAACGTCTGGACGCCGGCGTGCGACGGCGCCCGTCGGCCGGTGCTGGTGTGGATCCACGGTGGGGCATTCATCCTCGGCGCCGGATCGCAAGCGCTCTACGACGGCGCGACGCTTGCGCGCCGCGGCGACGTGGTCGTTGTCACCATCAACTACCGTCTCGGTGCCTTCGGCCTTCTCGATCTGTCCGACGCAGGCGTTGGCGCCGCGGGCGTCGGCGACACCAACGTGGGGATGCGTGACCAGATCGCAGCGCTCGAATGGGTGCGCGACGAGATCGCGGCGTTCGGCGGCGATCCCGACAGCGTCACGATCTTCGGCGAGTCGGCCGGCTCGATCAGCGTGGCGACGCTGCTCGGCACGCCCCGCGCCCAGGGTTTGTTTCACCGCGCGATTCTCCAGAGCGGCGCCGCTAACTTCGCTGGCTCGCGCCCACAAGCCGCGCGCGTGACAGCCGCGTTCCTCAAGGAGATGAGCTTGACGCCAGGCGAGACCGCCAAACTGCGCGAAGCCCCGCCGGCGCAGTTGCTCGAAGCGCAGCAGCGCGTGTATCTCACCATGCAGGGGCAAGTGCGCGGCTTGCCGTTCGCACCCGTGGTCGACGGCGACTTACTGCCGCAACATCCATTTGAAGCCATCCGCGCCGGGCTGGTGAAGGATGTGCCCGTGCTGGTCGGCAGCAACGTGGACGAGCTGAAGCTGTTCGTGGTGATGGATCCCGAAGCGCGCTCGCTCGATGAGGCGGCGTTGCTCAAGCGCTGCGAACACAACAGCCCGGGTGCGGATGCCAACGGCGTTAGCCATGGGCGGCGCGCGATCGACACCTATCGTCGCGCGCGCGCGGCTCGCGGCGCCGCCACGACGCCATCGGAGTTGTGGTTCGCGATCGAATCCGACCGCGTGTTTCGCTACCCCGCGATGCGGTTGGCCGCCGCCCAACGCGCGCATCAGCTGCACACCTACGCGTATCTCTTCTCCTGGCCGTCGCCGTTCATGGAAGGCATGCTGGGCGCGTGTCACGCGCTCGAACTGCCGTTCGTCTTCGGGACGTTCAACGATCCGATGATCGGCCAATTTGCCGGCGGCGGCGCGGCGGCGAACGGGTTGGCGGAACGCATTCAGGACGCCTGGCTCGCCTTCGCGCGCACCGGCAATCCGGCCTGCGCCCGCACTGGCGAGTGGCCGGCATACGACGCGGCGCGCCGCACGACCATGATTCTCGATGCCGACAGCCGCGTCGAGCATGCCCCGTTGGAAGACGAACGACGCTTCTGGGAGTTCTGGGACGCGATGGCGTAA
- a CDS encoding N-acyl homoserine lactonase family protein, with amino-acid sequence MSLRVYAFTCGWLTGPFGNFLVGESGSIRVPIPCFLIEHPHGRVLFDSGLHRDMQTDAARRLGRLAKLFTAEFNAGEDVAARLAALDIDATNVRYLINSHLHFDHSGGNSAIPNAQLVVQRREWEAGRDPDLMRANAYNPKDYDHGHDVLAVDGEHDLFGDGRVVCIPTYGHTPGHQSLRVRLDRSEIVLTGDACYLRRTLEQLHLPAVVHDEAAMRASLLRLRALRDAGAQIIFGHDPEFWANVPQAPATIG; translated from the coding sequence ATGTCCCTCCGCGTCTACGCATTCACGTGCGGTTGGCTCACCGGGCCGTTTGGAAATTTTCTCGTCGGCGAGTCGGGATCGATCCGCGTTCCGATTCCCTGCTTTCTCATCGAGCACCCGCACGGTCGAGTCCTGTTCGACAGCGGCCTGCATCGCGACATGCAAACCGACGCGGCCCGGCGACTCGGCCGGTTGGCGAAATTGTTCACGGCCGAGTTCAACGCGGGCGAAGATGTGGCCGCACGATTGGCGGCGCTCGACATCGATGCGACGAACGTGCGCTATCTCATCAACTCGCACCTGCACTTCGATCACAGCGGCGGCAACAGCGCGATCCCGAATGCCCAGCTCGTGGTGCAGCGACGCGAGTGGGAGGCCGGGCGCGATCCCGATTTGATGCGCGCGAACGCGTACAACCCGAAGGACTACGACCACGGCCACGACGTCCTCGCGGTCGACGGCGAGCACGACCTGTTCGGCGACGGCCGCGTCGTCTGCATTCCGACCTACGGCCATACCCCCGGGCATCAGTCGCTGCGGGTCCGACTCGACCGCAGCGAAATCGTTCTGACCGGCGACGCCTGCTACCTGCGCCGCACGCTGGAGCAGTTGCATTTGCCGGCGGTCGTTCACGACGAAGCCGCGATGCGCGCCTCGCTCTTGCGTCTGCGCGCGCTCCGCGACGCCGGCGCGCAGATCATCTTCGGCCACGATCCCGAGTTCTGGGCGAACGTGCCGCAGGCACCCGCTACGATCGGATGA